The Benincasa hispida cultivar B227 chromosome 11, ASM972705v1, whole genome shotgun sequence genome has a segment encoding these proteins:
- the LOC120091479 gene encoding uncharacterized protein LOC120091479 isoform X3, with product MSEKKASDGSSFSFTSDLFGTRDTSDLSSTHIFGPIYSSSFKASQHSEVGGKSKAFSCSLKTGTSEYKECKNQSTSSREMDSFYQEQRTDPCHLSSSIYYGGRDVYTQNPGTGFNSSLKRDGGEDDSGGASRGNWWQGSLYY from the exons ATGTCGGAGAAGAAAGCATCTGATGGGTcgtctttttccttcacttctGATCTCTTTGGGACCAGAGACACTTCTGATCTCTCTTCTACTCACATTTTTGGCCCTATATACTCATCTTCTTTCAAG GCCTCCCAGCACTCCGAAGTCGGTGGCAAATCAAAAGCTTTTTCATGCTCCCTCAAAACTG GAACTTCGGAATATAAGGAATGCAAGAATCAGAGCACATCAAGCAGAGAAATGGATTCGTTTTATCAGGAACAGAGAACAGACCCATGTCATCTAAGTTCTTCAATTTACTATGGTGGTCGGGATGTCTATACCCAAAACCCTGGAACTGGATTCAACTCCTCT CTAAAGAGAGATGGGGGAGAGGACGATTCTGGTGGTGCTTCCAGAGGAAATTGGTGGCAAG GGTCTCTGTACTACTGA
- the LOC120091479 gene encoding uncharacterized protein LOC120091479 isoform X1 codes for MSEKKASDGSSFSFTSDLFGTRDTSDLSSTHIFGPIYSSSFKASQHSEVGGKSKAFSCSLKTEGTSEYKECKNQSTSSREMDSFYQEQRTDPCHLSSSIYYGGRDVYTQNPGTGFNSSLKRDGGEDDSGGASRGNWWQGSLYY; via the exons ATGTCGGAGAAGAAAGCATCTGATGGGTcgtctttttccttcacttctGATCTCTTTGGGACCAGAGACACTTCTGATCTCTCTTCTACTCACATTTTTGGCCCTATATACTCATCTTCTTTCAAG GCCTCCCAGCACTCCGAAGTCGGTGGCAAATCAAAAGCTTTTTCATGCTCCCTCAAAACTG AAGGAACTTCGGAATATAAGGAATGCAAGAATCAGAGCACATCAAGCAGAGAAATGGATTCGTTTTATCAGGAACAGAGAACAGACCCATGTCATCTAAGTTCTTCAATTTACTATGGTGGTCGGGATGTCTATACCCAAAACCCTGGAACTGGATTCAACTCCTCT CTAAAGAGAGATGGGGGAGAGGACGATTCTGGTGGTGCTTCCAGAGGAAATTGGTGGCAAG GGTCTCTGTACTACTGA
- the LOC120091479 gene encoding uncharacterized protein LOC120091479 isoform X2: MSEKKASDGSSFSFTSDLFGTRDTSDLSSTHIFGPIYSSSFKASQHSEVGGKSKAFSCSLKTEGTSEYKECKNQSTSSREMDSFYQEQRTDPCHLSSSIYYGGRDVYTQNPGTGFNSSLKRDGGEDDSGGASRGNWWQGRCR; encoded by the exons ATGTCGGAGAAGAAAGCATCTGATGGGTcgtctttttccttcacttctGATCTCTTTGGGACCAGAGACACTTCTGATCTCTCTTCTACTCACATTTTTGGCCCTATATACTCATCTTCTTTCAAG GCCTCCCAGCACTCCGAAGTCGGTGGCAAATCAAAAGCTTTTTCATGCTCCCTCAAAACTG AAGGAACTTCGGAATATAAGGAATGCAAGAATCAGAGCACATCAAGCAGAGAAATGGATTCGTTTTATCAGGAACAGAGAACAGACCCATGTCATCTAAGTTCTTCAATTTACTATGGTGGTCGGGATGTCTATACCCAAAACCCTGGAACTGGATTCAACTCCTCT CTAAAGAGAGATGGGGGAGAGGACGATTCTGGTGGTGCTTCCAGAGGAAATTGGTGGCAAGGTAGATGCCGATGA